In one window of Ferriphaselus amnicola DNA:
- the der gene encoding ribosome biogenesis GTPase Der, with translation MLPTLVLVGRPNVGKSTLFNRLTRSRDALVADLPGLTRDRHYGRGRVGSKPYLVVDTGGLEPVAKDGILHEMARQTRQAVDEADLVLFLVDGRAGLTPQDRIIAQQLRKTGRTVLLVVNKAEGMQQARVTAEFHELGLGTPLPISSAHGDNVEEVIEIALEEFPEPSEDAEDKSDHPKLAIVGRPNVGKSTLVNSILGEERVIAFDQPGTTRDSIYIDFEREGRQYTIIDTAGVRRRGKIDEAVEKFSVIKTLQAIEDANVVVLVVDASDQITEQDAHMADFVLQAGRALVLAVNKWDGLDNYQRDTAKRDIERKLHFLGFAKHHFISALNGTGVGTVLKSVNEAYAAAMAKLPTPKLTRVLQMAIEKQQPPRSSVSRPKMRYAHQGGSNPPLIIVHGSGLDKVPDSYSRYLERVFMEAFSLQGTPLRIQFNSSKNPFADRAPKPLTEDEQRAAHRARIRGRRMYG, from the coding sequence ATGTTGCCAACTCTGGTTCTGGTCGGTCGTCCCAACGTCGGCAAATCCACACTATTCAATCGCCTTACCCGTAGCCGCGATGCGCTAGTGGCCGATCTGCCGGGGCTGACCCGTGATCGTCACTACGGACGTGGGCGCGTCGGCTCTAAACCTTATCTGGTGGTGGATACCGGCGGTCTGGAGCCGGTGGCCAAAGACGGCATCTTGCATGAGATGGCGCGGCAGACGCGGCAAGCGGTGGACGAAGCCGATCTAGTGCTGTTCCTCGTGGATGGTCGCGCAGGGTTGACACCGCAGGATCGCATCATCGCGCAACAGCTGCGTAAGACTGGTCGCACCGTTTTACTCGTGGTGAATAAGGCCGAAGGGATGCAGCAGGCACGCGTCACCGCCGAGTTCCACGAACTGGGGCTGGGCACGCCGCTGCCGATCTCCTCCGCCCACGGCGATAACGTGGAAGAGGTCATCGAGATCGCGCTGGAGGAATTCCCTGAGCCGTCAGAGGATGCAGAAGATAAATCCGACCATCCCAAACTTGCCATCGTTGGACGTCCCAATGTGGGTAAATCTACGCTGGTCAACTCCATTCTGGGCGAAGAGCGCGTCATCGCGTTCGACCAGCCTGGCACCACGCGCGATTCGATCTATATCGACTTCGAGCGCGAAGGCCGCCAATACACCATCATCGACACCGCAGGCGTGCGTCGTCGAGGCAAGATCGACGAGGCGGTGGAAAAGTTCTCCGTCATCAAGACCTTGCAAGCCATCGAAGATGCCAATGTGGTGGTGCTGGTAGTGGATGCCTCCGATCAGATCACTGAGCAGGATGCGCATATGGCCGACTTCGTGCTGCAAGCTGGGCGTGCGCTGGTGCTGGCAGTCAACAAGTGGGACGGGCTGGACAATTATCAGCGAGATACCGCCAAGCGCGATATCGAGCGCAAGCTGCATTTTCTAGGTTTTGCCAAACACCATTTTATTTCGGCGCTGAACGGCACCGGTGTGGGAACCGTATTGAAGTCGGTGAACGAAGCGTATGCGGCGGCGATGGCCAAGTTGCCTACGCCTAAATTGACTCGCGTGTTGCAGATGGCGATCGAGAAGCAGCAACCGCCGCGCAGTTCGGTGTCGCGTCCCAAGATGCGTTATGCCCACCAAGGCGGCAGCAACCCGCCGCTCATCATCGTCCACGGCAGTGGATTGGATAAAGTGCCGGACAGCTATTCCCGTTATCTGGAGCGCGTGTTCATGGAGGCGTTCAGTCTGCAAGGCACCCCGCTGCGCATCCAGTTCAACTCCAGCAAGAACCCGTTCGCCGACCGTGCGCCCAAACCGCTGACCGAGGACGAGCAACGCGCCGCCCACCGCGCCCGCATCCGTGGTCGCAGGATGTACGGCTAG
- the hisS gene encoding histidine--tRNA ligase has protein sequence MSNSPLQAVRGMNDILPDEAGLWLWFEDTVRDWLESYGYRNIRMPLVEPTALFKRAIGEVTDIVEKEMYSFEDSLNGDHLTLRPEGTASCVRAVLQHNLLYNAPQRLWYAGQMFRHERPQKGRYRQFHQIGVESLGFVGPDIDAEQIVMCARLWRKLGIRDVALQLNTLGDVASRQRHRDKLITYFEQYKDVLDADATRRLYSNPLRILDTKNPAMQELVAGAPKLMDELDAEAIAHFEAVQALLKRHDIAYEINPRLVRGLDYYNRTVFEWVTTRLGAQGTICAGGRYDGLVAQIGGKPAPACGFAMGVERLLALMQEDGMQNPPMPLDVYLVHQGEQASAFATLVAEALRDADLRVLLHCGGGSFKSQMKKADSSGAVCAVIIGDDEAAANEVTLKPLRGGEQGKVALAVLAQKIKALTE, from the coding sequence ATGAGTAATTCCCCTTTGCAAGCCGTTCGCGGCATGAATGACATCCTGCCGGACGAGGCGGGACTTTGGTTGTGGTTCGAAGATACGGTGCGTGATTGGCTGGAAAGCTATGGCTATCGCAATATCCGTATGCCTTTGGTCGAGCCGACCGCGCTGTTCAAACGCGCCATCGGTGAGGTCACTGACATCGTCGAGAAGGAGATGTACAGCTTCGAAGACAGTCTGAACGGCGACCATCTGACGCTGCGCCCCGAAGGTACGGCCTCCTGCGTGCGCGCCGTGTTGCAGCACAACCTCCTGTACAATGCGCCGCAGCGTTTGTGGTATGCCGGTCAGATGTTCCGCCATGAGCGTCCGCAGAAGGGGCGCTATCGTCAGTTTCATCAGATTGGGGTCGAGTCGCTGGGCTTTGTCGGGCCAGACATTGACGCCGAGCAGATCGTGATGTGCGCGCGCCTGTGGCGCAAGCTGGGTATACGTGATGTGGCGCTGCAACTGAATACCTTGGGCGATGTGGCTTCGCGTCAACGGCATCGTGACAAGCTCATCACTTATTTCGAGCAATATAAAGATGTGCTCGATGCTGATGCGACGCGCCGCTTGTACAGCAATCCGCTGCGCATCTTGGACACCAAGAACCCAGCGATGCAGGAATTGGTGGCGGGCGCACCCAAGTTGATGGACGAATTAGATGCCGAAGCTATCGCGCATTTCGAGGCGGTGCAGGCCCTCTTGAAGCGCCACGACATCGCCTACGAGATCAATCCTCGATTGGTGCGTGGGCTGGATTACTACAACCGTACCGTGTTCGAGTGGGTGACCACCCGATTAGGCGCGCAAGGTACGATCTGCGCAGGTGGTCGCTACGACGGACTAGTGGCGCAGATCGGCGGAAAACCTGCGCCAGCCTGTGGTTTTGCGATGGGTGTGGAACGTCTGCTGGCGCTGATGCAAGAAGATGGCATGCAGAATCCGCCCATGCCGCTGGATGTTTATCTGGTGCATCAGGGCGAACAGGCGAGCGCCTTTGCTACGCTGGTGGCAGAAGCTTTGCGCGACGCTGATCTGCGCGTGCTGCTGCATTGTGGTGGTGGTAGCTTCAAGTCGCAGATGAAGAAGGCGGACAGTAGCGGAGCAGTCTGCGCCGTCATCATTGGTGACGATGAAGCCGCTGCAAACGAAGTTACATTGAAGCCACTACGCGGTGGTGAGCAGGGCAAGGTGGCGCTGGCAGTATTGGCGCAAAAAATCAAAGCATTGACTGAGTAA
- a CDS encoding SRPBCC family protein, giving the protein MFKKVVIALILLLPALVLYASKKPDDLHVERSISINATAEQIFPLINEFYQWEKWTPYNKDPAMKKLFSGSPKGVGATYTWKGNKDVGEGEITITDSTPPNKIVLDLHMIQPFEAHNAVVFTLSTDGKMTKVTWAMDCKQNLVSKVMDVFYSMDSMIGNDFAAGLAKLKLATET; this is encoded by the coding sequence ATGTTTAAAAAAGTCGTCATCGCGCTCATCCTACTGCTGCCCGCCCTTGTTCTATATGCGTCGAAGAAGCCCGACGACCTGCACGTCGAACGATCGATCAGCATTAACGCCACAGCAGAACAGATCTTTCCGCTCATCAACGAGTTTTACCAGTGGGAAAAATGGACGCCCTACAACAAAGACCCCGCCATGAAAAAACTGTTCTCCGGCAGCCCTAAAGGCGTAGGAGCGACTTACACATGGAAAGGCAATAAGGATGTCGGCGAGGGTGAGATCACCATCACCGATTCCACACCTCCCAACAAAATCGTGCTCGACTTGCACATGATCCAACCATTTGAAGCGCACAATGCAGTCGTGTTCACCCTGAGCACAGATGGCAAGATGACGAAAGTCACTTGGGCCATGGATTGCAAACAGAATTTAGTGTCGAAGGTGATGGACGTGTTCTACAGCATGGACTCGATGATCGGTAACGACTTTGCCGCAGGACTAGCCAAACTGAAATTAGCCACGGAGACATAA
- a CDS encoding YfgM family protein: MAALDLQEQEQVESLKGWWKDNGKRVLIALLLASLGFAAIKGWNVYQAGQTAEASKLYGELVKQLSTGDAKRVNDAADAVAQKFGSTPFASRAQLLAAQINLVDAHDTARAKVQLQWVVEHAKEEGLQNVARLKLGAALLDEKKYDEALKLAEAKHGESFDGLYADLKGDILNAQGKTAEAKVAYKVAFDKTDAKSMYRNLIQMKLDALGGA, from the coding sequence ATGGCAGCACTGGATTTGCAGGAACAGGAACAGGTTGAGTCGCTCAAGGGCTGGTGGAAAGACAATGGCAAGCGTGTGCTGATTGCGCTGTTGTTGGCGTCTTTGGGTTTCGCCGCGATCAAAGGATGGAACGTATATCAAGCTGGGCAGACGGCTGAAGCGTCCAAGCTCTATGGCGAATTAGTCAAGCAACTCAGTACGGGCGATGCCAAGCGAGTGAACGATGCTGCCGATGCGGTGGCGCAGAAATTTGGTTCCACACCGTTTGCCAGCCGTGCGCAGTTGCTGGCGGCGCAGATCAATCTGGTCGATGCACATGACACGGCTCGCGCCAAAGTGCAGTTGCAGTGGGTGGTCGAGCACGCCAAGGAAGAGGGTTTGCAGAACGTCGCTCGTCTCAAGCTGGGCGCTGCATTGCTGGACGAAAAGAAATATGACGAGGCGCTGAAGTTGGCGGAAGCCAAGCATGGCGAATCGTTCGACGGGCTGTATGCCGATCTCAAGGGTGACATCCTCAACGCGCAGGGTAAGACCGCTGAAGCTAAAGTGGCTTACAAGGTCGCCTTCGACAAGACCGATGCCAAGAGTATGTATCGCAACCTGATCCAGATGAAGCTGGATGCGCTAGGTGGTGCCTGA
- the ispG gene encoding flavodoxin-dependent (E)-4-hydroxy-3-methylbut-2-enyl-diphosphate synthase — protein sequence MSQAAQRRASPRVWVEGIAIGGNAPVVVQSMTNTDTADISGTTKQVFELAEAGSELVRITVNTSEAAAAVPHIRRRLDALGCKVPLIGDFHYNGHRLLTEFPDCAQALAKYRINPGNVGKNRKGEDQFAMMIGVAIKYDKPVRIGVNWGSLDQDLVVRLMDENAKSPQPKDVREITREALIVSALDSAMRAEDLGLPHDRIVLSCKVSEVQDLIAVYQELAKRCDYALHLGLTEAGMGSKGIVASTAALAVLLQQGIGDTIRVSLTPAPGGARTEEVVVAQEILQTMGLRAFAPMVTACPGCGRTTSTVFQELAQSIQGYLRAQMPVWREQYSGVEEMTVAVMGCIVNGPGESKMANIGISLPGTGETPSAPVYVDGEKTVTLRGDNIAAEFQQIVDDYVARKYQSKVDA from the coding sequence ATGAGTCAAGCAGCGCAACGCCGCGCCTCGCCGCGCGTTTGGGTGGAGGGCATCGCCATCGGTGGTAATGCGCCGGTGGTCGTGCAGTCGATGACCAACACCGACACCGCCGATATCAGCGGTACCACCAAACAAGTGTTTGAATTGGCCGAAGCCGGTTCCGAGTTGGTGCGCATCACCGTCAACACCTCCGAAGCCGCTGCTGCTGTGCCGCATATTCGCCGACGGCTGGATGCGCTAGGTTGCAAGGTGCCGCTGATCGGCGATTTCCATTACAACGGGCACCGTCTGCTGACGGAGTTTCCTGATTGCGCGCAAGCGCTGGCGAAGTACCGCATCAATCCCGGCAACGTCGGCAAGAACCGCAAGGGCGAAGATCAGTTCGCCATGATGATCGGCGTCGCTATCAAGTACGACAAGCCAGTGCGCATTGGTGTGAACTGGGGCAGTCTGGATCAAGATTTGGTGGTGCGGCTGATGGACGAGAACGCCAAGTCGCCCCAGCCTAAAGATGTGCGCGAGATCACCCGCGAAGCGCTCATCGTTTCCGCGCTGGACTCCGCCATGCGCGCAGAAGATCTTGGTTTGCCGCATGACCGTATCGTGCTGTCCTGCAAGGTCAGCGAAGTGCAAGATTTGATTGCCGTGTATCAAGAATTGGCCAAGCGTTGTGATTACGCGCTGCATCTCGGTTTGACCGAAGCCGGCATGGGCTCCAAAGGCATCGTCGCATCTACCGCTGCTTTGGCCGTATTGCTGCAACAAGGCATAGGCGACACCATCCGTGTCTCGCTGACCCCCGCTCCCGGCGGCGCGCGCACCGAAGAAGTCGTCGTGGCGCAAGAGATATTGCAGACGATGGGATTGCGCGCCTTCGCGCCGATGGTCACCGCTTGCCCCGGCTGTGGACGTACTACCAGCACCGTGTTCCAAGAGTTGGCGCAAAGCATCCAAGGTTATCTGCGTGCGCAGATGCCGGTGTGGCGCGAGCAATATAGCGGCGTGGAGGAGATGACCGTGGCAGTGATGGGCTGCATCGTCAACGGCCCCGGCGAAAGCAAGATGGCCAACATCGGCATCAGCCTGCCCGGCACCGGCGAAACGCCCTCCGCCCCCGTCTATGTTGATGGCGAAAAGACCGTCACCTTGCGCGGTGACAACATCGCCGCCGAATTCCAGCAGATCGTGGACGACTACGTGGCGCGGAAATACCAGTCTAAGGTTGATGCTTAA
- the bamB gene encoding outer membrane protein assembly factor BamB encodes MRRLFAVGMLCGLAGCSGVQHTIKDWFSSDRAKDNLPAALVQFGERAAFTVRWQQNVGEIGNNPLAPVVTADAVYAANGKGELYRLSRNDGKQAWHVNAGFEISGGVGAGEGLLLVGGAKGELAAFGEDGKLRWQVKVTSEVMSAPQVAEGVVVVRTGDGRIAGLDAANGKQLWNYLRATPSLIVRSHAGVAVQRNAVFAGFAGGKLAALDLKTGALLWETAVSQPRGNTELERISDVTSTPVVDDEQVCAIAFQGRLACFDIVQGSLLWSRDISSDKGLYLLRKFLYVTDANGGVLALEKSSGSTVWKNEQLSYRKTSVATPLGDWLVVGDLEGYVHALSREDGSFASRLKTDGSAILVEPVEFDKGVLVQTRAGGLYSFALH; translated from the coding sequence ATGCGTCGCCTCTTCGCGGTAGGGATGTTGTGTGGGCTGGCTGGCTGCTCTGGCGTTCAGCATACGATCAAGGATTGGTTCAGCTCGGATCGCGCCAAGGACAATCTGCCTGCCGCGCTGGTGCAGTTCGGCGAGCGTGCAGCGTTCACCGTGCGTTGGCAGCAAAACGTTGGTGAGATCGGTAACAATCCACTTGCCCCGGTGGTGACTGCGGATGCTGTTTATGCCGCGAATGGCAAGGGCGAGCTGTATCGCTTGTCGCGCAATGACGGCAAGCAAGCGTGGCATGTCAATGCGGGCTTCGAGATTTCTGGCGGCGTCGGTGCGGGCGAAGGTCTGTTGCTGGTTGGCGGTGCAAAAGGCGAGCTGGCTGCGTTCGGAGAGGATGGCAAGCTGCGCTGGCAGGTCAAAGTGACTAGCGAGGTGATGAGCGCTCCGCAAGTTGCTGAGGGCGTCGTCGTGGTGCGTACCGGAGATGGACGCATCGCTGGGTTGGATGCGGCCAATGGTAAGCAGTTGTGGAACTACCTACGCGCTACGCCTTCATTGATCGTGCGTAGCCACGCAGGTGTGGCGGTTCAGCGTAACGCTGTGTTCGCAGGATTCGCAGGCGGCAAGCTTGCCGCGCTCGATCTGAAGACGGGCGCATTGCTGTGGGAAACGGCCGTGTCGCAGCCGCGTGGCAACACCGAGTTGGAGCGCATCAGCGATGTGACCAGCACCCCGGTGGTGGACGACGAGCAAGTCTGCGCCATCGCTTTTCAAGGTCGCCTAGCTTGTTTCGACATCGTACAAGGCAGCTTGCTGTGGAGCCGCGATATTTCGAGCGATAAGGGGCTCTATCTGTTGCGTAAATTCCTGTATGTCACCGATGCCAATGGCGGCGTGCTCGCGCTCGAAAAGAGTAGCGGCAGCACGGTGTGGAAGAACGAACAGCTGAGTTACCGCAAGACATCGGTGGCGACGCCATTGGGCGATTGGCTGGTGGTCGGCGATCTGGAAGGATACGTTCATGCTTTGAGTCGTGAGGATGGCAGTTTCGCCTCTCGCCTGAAGACCGATGGCAGCGCCATTCTGGTCGAGCCAGTCGAATTTGATAAAGGCGTACTGGTGCAGACCCGTGCGGGTGGCTTGTACTCCTTCGCACTACACTGA
- a CDS encoding SRPBCC family protein, which translates to MHSHVRIDPKLDLTFERVVDVPKELIWKVWTQPEHLMPWFCPLPWRTIACEIDLQPGGLFRTVMRSPEGQEFPNVGCFLETIENERLTWTNALLPAFRPVTHKAGESVDFLFTATIQLATHGTGTRYTATVRHGDEAGCRQHAEMGFHEGWGVALNQLVAYARTL; encoded by the coding sequence ATGCACAGCCACGTTCGAATCGACCCCAAACTCGACCTCACCTTTGAGCGTGTCGTCGATGTACCCAAAGAGCTGATCTGGAAGGTTTGGACCCAGCCGGAACATCTCATGCCTTGGTTCTGCCCGCTGCCGTGGCGCACCATAGCCTGCGAGATCGACCTCCAGCCCGGCGGTCTCTTCCGCACCGTGATGCGCTCGCCCGAAGGTCAGGAGTTCCCAAATGTCGGCTGCTTCCTTGAGACCATCGAAAACGAAAGACTGACCTGGACTAATGCACTGCTGCCAGCTTTCCGCCCAGTCACCCACAAAGCCGGCGAATCCGTCGATTTCCTCTTCACCGCCACCATCCAATTAGCCACACACGGCACCGGCACGCGCTACACCGCCACCGTTCGTCATGGCGACGAAGCGGGATGCCGACAACATGCAGAGATGGGATTTCACGAAGGCTGGGGAGTGGCGCTCAATCAACTGGTCGCCTACGCCAGAACATTATAG
- a CDS encoding VOC family protein — protein sequence MSKITPFLWFDGQAEEAMNFYVSVFNDSKILNVNRYGDAGPGPKGTVMTASFLLNGQPFLALNGGPVFQFTPAISFVVNCETQEEVDSYWAKLSAGGQEGQCAWLTDKFGISWQIVPKQLGQLLSDPDPAKAGRVMQAMLEMSKIDIAELQRAYDEA from the coding sequence ATGTCCAAGATCACCCCATTTTTGTGGTTCGACGGTCAAGCGGAAGAGGCGATGAATTTTTACGTCTCGGTCTTCAACGACTCAAAGATTCTTAACGTCAATCGCTATGGAGATGCCGGACCCGGCCCTAAAGGCACGGTGATGACGGCCAGCTTTCTGCTCAACGGCCAGCCGTTCCTCGCCCTGAACGGCGGCCCAGTCTTCCAATTCACGCCAGCCATCTCCTTCGTCGTAAACTGCGAAACGCAGGAGGAAGTCGATAGCTACTGGGCGAAACTCTCCGCTGGAGGACAAGAAGGCCAATGCGCCTGGCTAACCGACAAGTTCGGCATATCTTGGCAAATCGTCCCCAAACAGCTCGGACAACTATTGAGCGACCCCGACCCTGCCAAAGCAGGACGGGTGATGCAGGCCATGCTAGAAATGAGCAAGATCGACATCGCCGAACTGCAACGGGCTTACGACGAAGCCTAA
- a CDS encoding helix-hairpin-helix domain-containing protein, with the protein MPARKQLRPPPDAARLEDLPNIGKSIAADLRSLGIHQPQQLFDHTPLALYLYLATTMGKRHDPCVLYTLLAARHYLETGEVVPWWKFTEQGKQLLGSVLAK; encoded by the coding sequence ATGCCCGCTCGGAAACAACTGCGCCCCCCACCCGACGCGGCTCGACTGGAAGACCTCCCCAACATCGGGAAATCCATCGCCGCCGACCTGCGCAGCCTCGGCATCCACCAGCCTCAGCAACTATTCGACCACACCCCGCTGGCACTCTACCTCTATCTCGCCACTACGATGGGCAAACGCCACGATCCTTGCGTGCTCTACACCTTGCTAGCAGCGCGGCATTATCTGGAAACGGGTGAGGTCGTGCCTTGGTGGAAATTCACGGAACAGGGAAAGCAGCTACTTGGCTCGGTATTAGCCAAGTAG